The Sporomusaceae bacterium genomic sequence TTTATCGACTGGCTGACAGGCGACGACGCCCAGATGGTGCTGATGAAGAATAAGGTTTTCTTAATCCCCACGAACCCGGAGAACGCATTCGCCAAAGATAACAACGCCAGGAAGATCATGCCGTTTCCGGCCAAGGCCGTTCTTTCTCCCGATCAGAAAACCAAATTGCTGGACAAGTGGGTGCAAACGGTGCGCCTCAGCCCACGCTAGCGGAAAGGGGGGGCATTTCTGAAAGCAGGATTCATCAGCCTCGGCTGCGCGAAGAACCTCGTCGATACCGAGGTTATGCTCGGCCTCCTGGCCGCGCGTCAGATAGAAATAACCGACGATCCGGGCGAGGCCGAGATCATAATCGTCAACACTTGCAGCTTCATCGACTCCGCTAAGGAGGAGTCGGTCGCCACAATCTTGCAGGCGGCCGATTACAAGCAGGACGGCGATTGCCGGGCACTGATCGTCGCCGGCTGCCTCGGCCAGCGCTACCGTCAGGAGCTGCTTGACGAACTGCCGGAGGTAGACGCCATTGTCGGCACCGGCGCCTGGCATCGTATCGGCGAGGCGATCGACGCCGCCCTCGCCGGCCGCCGCGTCGTAATCGCCGGCGACAGCGAGACGATCTACGATCATACCATGCCCCGGCTGGTAACCACACCGGCCTATAGCAGCTATGTCAAAATCGCCGAGGGCTGCAGCAATTGCTGCTCTTACTGCGTTATCCCCCGGCTGCGCGGCAAGTTCCGCAGCCGTCCGATCGAGTCGGTGGTCGCGGAGGTCGAACGCCTTGTCGCCCAGGGAGCGAAGGAAATCAGCCTGATCGCCCAGGACACCACCAGCTATGGCCGCGATCTGTACGGCCAGCCCCGCCTCGCCGAGCTTCTGCGGGCGCTCGTCAAGGTGGAAGGGCTGGTGTGGCTGCGGCTGCTGTACTGCTACCCGCGTTATTTCAGCGACGAACTGATCGACCTCATCGCCGCCGAACCGAAAATCTGCAAATACGTCGATCTGCCCCTCCAGCACGCCCACGACGATATCCTCACCGCTATGAACCGGCGCGACAGCCGCACCGACATCGAGCGGCTGCTGGCGAAGCTCCGCGCCGCCCTTCCCGGCGTCGCCATCCGCACGTCGTTTATCGTCGGCTTCCCCGGCGAGACCGAGGAGCACTTCGCCGCCCTCCGCGATTTCATGACCGCGCAGCGGTTCGACCATGTCGGCGTCTTTACTTACTCGCAGGAGGAAGACACCGTCGCCGGCCGGCGCCCAGACCAGGTCGCCGACGAGGTCAAACAGGAACGCTATCACGCGCTCATGGCTATTCAGGCCAAGATTTCCGAAGAGATCGGCTCCGCCCTCGCCGGCAAAGTGCTCGATGTCCTGGTTGAAGGGGTGGAGGAGGACGGGGTGGCCCGCGGCCGTTCCTACCGCGAAGCTCCCGATGTCGACGGGCGCGTCTATGTGGAGAACGCCGCCGCCGGTCCGGGGGAATTCGTAAAGGCCCGTGTTGTCCAGGGCTTCGCTTACGATCTGCTGGCGGAGCGAACCGAAGAAGAATAATACCGGATGTCATTCGAAATGTTATTGGCCCGTTCATGACCCCCAGATGCTTGGCGGACCGAGGAAGCAAGCGGCGACGGTACTGCGCGCAGTACGGCGAAGCGAGCCGAAGACGGACCGGCAACGTATATGGGGGTTTATCAACTGCCTACAAGCACTTTATTTTCTTGCCTTTAGAAAAGGAATCGCGGAAAAAAACCGCGAAGCAATCATACGGGGTGATTATATGATAGTGGAAATCGTCAGCACGGGAACAGAGCTGCTCCTCGGACAGATCGTCAACACCAACGCGCCGTATATGGCCAGACGGCTTAACGAGATCGGGTTCGACGTTCTCTTCCAGTCCACGGTCGGTGACAACAGGGTTCGCATGACCCAGGTGCTCTCAACTGCGCTTGCCAGAGCGGACGTCGTCATCACCACCGGCGGCCTCGGCCCCACCCAGGGCGACATTACAAAAGAGGTGACCGCCGAACTGCTGGGACGAACCATGTACCTTCACGCTCCCAGCCTCGAGAACATAAAAAGCTTCTTTGCCTCCCGCCGCCTTACCATGACCGACAACAATATCCGTCAGGCCATGATCCCCGAGGGGGCGATCGTCCTCGACAATGCGCGGGGCACCGCTCCCGGCGTGGTGATCGCAACCGACAGGAACACCGTTATCCACCTGCCTGGCCCGCCCCACGAGATGGAGCACATGCTTGAGAACGCTGTGATTCCTTACCTCAGCGAGCGTTTCGGCCTCCAGGGGACCATCCTCTCCAAAGTCCTGCGCACCTTCGGCCTCGGTGAGTCGTCGCTCGAAGAGCGTATCAAGGACTATATCAAAAATCAGGGCAACCCGACCATCGCCCTGCTGGCCAGGAACGCCGAAATCCATGTGCGGCTGACGGCCAAAGCCTCGTCGGACGCGGAAGCCAAGGCGCTGATCGCCGACCTTGAGCGGCAGCTGCGCGAGCGCATCGGCGAGTACATTTTCGGCGAGGACGAAGACACGCTCGAGGCGGTCATCGGCCGCTACCTCACCGCGAAGCGCCTGACGCTCTCCTTGGCCGAGTCGTGCACCGGCGGTCTCGTCACCAGCAGAATCACCGATGTGCCCGGCAGTTCCGCATATCTTGCCGGCTCAGTGGTATGCTACAGTAATGACGTCAAAACGGCCGCAGTCGGCGTGCCGGCCGAGACGATCGCCGCCCACGGCGCTGTCAGCGCCGAGACCGCCACGGCTATGGCCGAGGGCATACGGGCCCGTTTCGGGACTGACCTTGGCGTGGGCATTACCGGCATCGCCGGCCCCGGCGGCGCCGTGCCCGGTAAGCCTGTCGGCCTCGTTTACATCGCCGTCACCGGGCCGGCGGGCACCAGTTGCTTCGAACACACCTTTACCGGCGTCTCCGGCCAACGCTCATTCATCAAGCACCGCACGGCGCTGGCGGCGCTGAATCATCTGCGCCAGTACATCGTCGGCGCCTTATAACCGGCGCCGGCATTACCACAATATACACCATCTACATATTAGGAGGAAAGCATTCTTGAAACACAGTACCGAATCAGGCTTCTTCGGCGGCATTCAGCTCAGCAGAAAAATCCTTGCCGCCATCACCGAAATGGGCTTCGAGGAGCCCTCGCCCATCCAGACCCAGACCATTCCCCTCGTTGCCGCCGGTCGCGACGTCCTCGGCCAGGCCCAGACCGGCACCGGCAAAACGGCTGCCTTTGGCATCCCGATCATGGAAAAACTCAACCCCGACAGCCGTCAGGTGCAGGCGCTCGTCCTCACCCCGACCCGCGAATTGGCCAACCAGGTTGCCGAGGAACTGGCCAAAATCGGCAAGTTTCGCCGCATCAAGGCCCTGCCGGTGTATGGCGGCCAGCCGATCGACAGACAGATCAGGGCGCTCAAGTTCGGTGTCCAGGTGGTCATCGGCACCCCCGGCCGCCTGCTCGACCATATCCGCCGCGGCACGATCAAACTGGGCCATGTGCAGACACTGGTGCTCGACGAGGCCGACGAGATGCTCGACATGGGCTTCATCGACGACATCGAGGACATCCTCAAGAGCGTGCCCGGCGAGCGCCAGACGCTTCTATTTTCGGCCACCATGCCGCTGCCGATCAAATCCCTCGCCAACCGCTACATGCGCTCCCCGGTGGAGGTGTCGGTAAGCCGCGAGAATATCACCGTTCCCCTCATCGACCAGTTTTACTATGAGACGCGCGACCGCCTCGACGGCTTGTGCCGTGTGCTGGAGACGGAGACAAACGCCAGGGCGATCGTCTTCTGCCGCACAAAGAAGGGCGTCGATGAACTGTCGTCTTCCCTGCAGGCGAGGGGCTTCATGGCCGACGGCCTCCACGGCGATCTGACCCAGTCCCAGCGCGACCGGGTGATGAAGAAATTCCGCGACAACCAGCTGGAGATCCTTGTCGCCACCGACGTCGCCGCCCGCGGCCTTGATATCGAACATGTCTCCCATGTCATCAACTACGACATTCCCCAGGACCCCGAATCCTACGTCCACCGCATCGGCCGCACGGGTCGGGCGGGACGGAAGGGGGTCGCGATCACCTTCATCGAGCCGCGGGAGTTCCGCCAGCTCAAGGAGATCGAAAAACTCACCAAAACCCGCATAATCCGCAATCAGCTGCCTTCCTCGGCCGATATTCTCGACCGGCAGCGTGAAGCGCTTAAAGGCCGCCTCGTCTATGTTATGGAGCAGGGCAACTATACCGCTTACCACGATGTGGTCGCCGACCTGGCCGCCGACTACGACGGCCTCGATATCGCCGCCGCCGCTCTCAAGCTGCTGCTCGAAGGCTTCCGGGAAAAGAACGACGAGCGGCCGTCCTTCGCCGACACTGGCGGAAAAAAAGGCATGGTCCGCCTGTTCGTCAACATCGGCCGCGCCCAGAAGATCCGCCCCGAGGATATCGTCCGCACCTTTGCCGAAGAGGCCGACCTCACCGGCAATGTTATCGGCGCCATCGACATCTACGACAAGTTCACCTTCGTGGAGGTGCCGGCCGACATGGCCGAACGCGTCGTGGCCGCTATGCACAAGAATACCATCAAGGGCTACAAGATAAACGTCGAACCCGCGAAAGCAAGATAAAAAAAACGGAGGGCTTCTGCCCTCCGTTTTTGCCGATTTTACAATTCTTTTTTGTCGAGACCGTACTTCTTCGTGAACCGTTCCAGCCGGCCGGTCGTATCCACTATCTTCTGCACCCCGGTGAAGAAGGGGTGGCATTTCGAGCAAACGTCAACCTTAAGGGCCTTCTTCGTCGAGCCGGAAACGAAGCTGCTGCCGCAGGCACAGGTGATCGTTGCCTGGTGGAACTGTGGGTGGATTTTTTCCTTCAACGCCAAATCCTCCTTGAGAATAATTTCATAAGCTCAAATATTCGCCTAATTCTAAATAGTTCCTGCCGCAGATGGAGATTTTCCCCATATTATCTTGCGATTATCTGCGCACGCGCCAGACGACAAATATTTTCATTGTTGACAGACCGAACA encodes the following:
- the rimO gene encoding 30S ribosomal protein S12 methylthiotransferase RimO, with protein sequence MKAGFISLGCAKNLVDTEVMLGLLAARQIEITDDPGEAEIIIVNTCSFIDSAKEESVATILQAADYKQDGDCRALIVAGCLGQRYRQELLDELPEVDAIVGTGAWHRIGEAIDAALAGRRVVIAGDSETIYDHTMPRLVTTPAYSSYVKIAEGCSNCCSYCVIPRLRGKFRSRPIESVVAEVERLVAQGAKEISLIAQDTTSYGRDLYGQPRLAELLRALVKVEGLVWLRLLYCYPRYFSDELIDLIAAEPKICKYVDLPLQHAHDDILTAMNRRDSRTDIERLLAKLRAALPGVAIRTSFIVGFPGETEEHFAALRDFMTAQRFDHVGVFTYSQEEDTVAGRRPDQVADEVKQERYHALMAIQAKISEEIGSALAGKVLDVLVEGVEEDGVARGRSYREAPDVDGRVYVENAAAGPGEFVKARVVQGFAYDLLAERTEEE
- a CDS encoding competence/damage-inducible protein A → MIVEIVSTGTELLLGQIVNTNAPYMARRLNEIGFDVLFQSTVGDNRVRMTQVLSTALARADVVITTGGLGPTQGDITKEVTAELLGRTMYLHAPSLENIKSFFASRRLTMTDNNIRQAMIPEGAIVLDNARGTAPGVVIATDRNTVIHLPGPPHEMEHMLENAVIPYLSERFGLQGTILSKVLRTFGLGESSLEERIKDYIKNQGNPTIALLARNAEIHVRLTAKASSDAEAKALIADLERQLRERIGEYIFGEDEDTLEAVIGRYLTAKRLTLSLAESCTGGLVTSRITDVPGSSAYLAGSVVCYSNDVKTAAVGVPAETIAAHGAVSAETATAMAEGIRARFGTDLGVGITGIAGPGGAVPGKPVGLVYIAVTGPAGTSCFEHTFTGVSGQRSFIKHRTALAALNHLRQYIVGAL
- a CDS encoding DEAD/DEAH box helicase — protein: MKHSTESGFFGGIQLSRKILAAITEMGFEEPSPIQTQTIPLVAAGRDVLGQAQTGTGKTAAFGIPIMEKLNPDSRQVQALVLTPTRELANQVAEELAKIGKFRRIKALPVYGGQPIDRQIRALKFGVQVVIGTPGRLLDHIRRGTIKLGHVQTLVLDEADEMLDMGFIDDIEDILKSVPGERQTLLFSATMPLPIKSLANRYMRSPVEVSVSRENITVPLIDQFYYETRDRLDGLCRVLETETNARAIVFCRTKKGVDELSSSLQARGFMADGLHGDLTQSQRDRVMKKFRDNQLEILVATDVAARGLDIEHVSHVINYDIPQDPESYVHRIGRTGRAGRKGVAITFIEPREFRQLKEIEKLTKTRIIRNQLPSSADILDRQREALKGRLVYVMEQGNYTAYHDVVADLAADYDGLDIAAAALKLLLEGFREKNDERPSFADTGGKKGMVRLFVNIGRAQKIRPEDIVRTFAEEADLTGNVIGAIDIYDKFTFVEVPADMAERVVAAMHKNTIKGYKINVEPAKAR
- the rpmE gene encoding 50S ribosomal protein L31, giving the protein MKEKIHPQFHQATITCACGSSFVSGSTKKALKVDVCSKCHPFFTGVQKIVDTTGRLERFTKKYGLDKKEL